In Fusobacteria bacterium ZRK30, the DNA window ATAGAAGTAAGTAAAGTGATCCAAAGTGGAAATGGTTATACAAAAAAAGGTGATAAGATAACTTATGACTTTATTGTGAAAAATACAGGGAATACAACTTTAAATACTGTTGCTGTATCAGATCCTAAGATTTTGTCAGGAATTGTACTGAATAAAACTACCTTAGCTTCAGGAGAAATGGCAACTGGTAGCGGAGAATATACAGTAACTCAGCCCGATGTAGATGCAGGGCAGATAGAAAATACAGCTACATTTACAGGAATAAATCCTAATAATAAAATTATAAGCGAAACTTCAACAGTGACAGCGTATGCAACTAAATTAGATATAACTAAAAAAGTAACAGATACAGATTTAGGAGGAAAAGACACAGCAGCATATGGCGAAGAATTAACATATGTAATAGAAGTAACGAATAATTCAAATATAGATGTAATAGGTGCACAAGTATTAGATGATCTTAACACAGATTACTTTGGAACAGACATACCGACATCATTAACAGTAGACGGTAAAGCACCGGTAGGAGATTTTAAAACAGGAATTACACTACCGACAATGAAACCAAATCAAAAAGTGTTAGTAGAATTTAAAGTAAATGCAAACTATAGTTCTAGTATGTTACCAGGAGCATTAATAAAAAATACAGCAAGAGTAGGTTATGGAGGGACGGAAAACCCTTCAAATGAAGCCAAGCTTCCTATTCAAAATTTTACCGCTACAGATCTGGATATAAAACTTCAGGTTGAGGATCTAGGAGGAGATGGATTTGAAAAAGGTGACGGAATAGTAGATGATGGAGAGGAAGCTGAATATACTATTTCCATAACTAATCCGACATCGGTAAATGCCGTAAATGTATTGGTATCTGATGATTATAATGATTTATACCTATATAAAAATGATTCGTATAAATACGTTTCATCTGATGCAAAAAAATTAACTGGGGAAGATTTAAAAGAGGGAATAATTTTACCTGAAATAAAGGCAGGAGAAACGATAAAATTAAAATTTATGGTGGGATTCAGCTATGAAGGAAAAAATGTAGACCAGGATGACACAATTCCAAATGAAGCATATCTTTCGCTCCAGGAAACTTCACCTCTTAAAAAGTTGAGGAGATCAATTGCTCCTATAAATAAAAGTTCCAATAAAGTTGTATTGAAAGTTGCTAAACCTACATATACTCTTTCAAAGGAGATCAGGAATAAGAATGATGAATTTTATCCGGGAGATGTAGTAGTTTATGATATTACTCTAGAGAATACTTCTTCAGTTGTTGGAAAAAATATAAAAATCGAGGATAAAGTCAGTGAAATAAAGGCTTTTGAAAATTGGACATGGGAATCAGGAGTATTAAAAACACCTGAATCACTTCTTAAAACCGGCTTGAGAAAAGATCTTTCGGAGAATGGAATAGAACTATTGGCAGGAGAAATTAAAAGATATACAGTAGTTGGAAGGCTTAAAGACAGTCTTTCAAAGGGAGAGGTAAAAAATACAGTAAAGGCAGGAGAAAATTTAGAACTGCAGGCTGAAGCTACCCTTAAAGTGGAAGATGCTCAGATAAAGGTAACTAAAACAGCTAAGAAAAAATGGGTTTCCATAGGAGACCTGATCAGTTATAAGATAACTGTTCAAAACCTTTCAGGGAATAAGGGAACGGTGCTTAAAAATTTAAGTTTAAAAGATATGATGCCTCCTGGATTTAAATATGCTGAAGGATCTGGAAAAGTAGATGGAAATGATGCTGATGAAGATCTTAGAGGGAGAACTATTTATTTCAATAATTTAGAGCTTGTAGGAGATAAAAAAATTGAAATAACTTATATTTTGAGGGTTGGAACTGGAGTTAAACCTGGCTCTTATAAAAATAAAGCATGGATAGAAAATACTTCTGGAAAGAACCTGTCTAACATCGGGGAAGCCAGTGTGGAAGTTATAAATGATCCATTATTTAATAGTACAGTAATAATAGGAAAAGTTTTCCATGACAGAGACAATGATGGTTGGCAGGACGATGCCAATGCTTATGATATCAGAGTGCAGACCCTTTCTTCTCAAAACAACTACTTAGATGGTTTTGTAAAAAAAGGGGATGAAGAATGGAGAATCTCTTCAGAGTCTAAAGAATTACTCTTAGGAAACCTTGATGGAAGGGGAGATGAGAGTGAAAGATCTCAAAAGGTGATTTTAAGAAGAAGAATAAAAGATCCTAAAAAAATAGGAGATATCCTGATTAAATCCAAAGAAGGATCAAATATCACTTTAAAATCTACAGGTGAAATTCTAAGAAACCATAGTGGAAATAGAAATCTGACAGGGGTTGATTTAAAAGTAGTCAGAAGAGTAATAAAAGATCCTAAATACAGGGAAGAACTAAAGAATGTTAAGAGTTTAAAAAAAGTAAGGATAGAGAACTTTATAGAGCCTATATATTTTGATTCAGCGTATGCCAATATCAGAGATGGTGAAAATGAAAAATTAAAACAGTATCTGGAAAAATTGAGGGATAAAAAAAATCTTAAATTAGTAATTGTAGGTTATACAGACTCTCAAAGACCTTCTAAAAAAGCAAAGTTTAAAAATAACCATGAATTGTCCATTGCAAGAGCTAATACTTTAAAAGACTACCTTTCAATGAAGTTAGATCTTTCAGAAGAGATGTTTGTTATAGATGGAAAGGGACCTAAAAATCCTAAAGGAAGCAATAGAACAAGTACTGGAAGACAGCTTAATAGAAGAACAGAGATAGTTATAGAGTATGATGAGGAAGTTATGAAAAAAATACCTTTAAAGGTAGATGAAAGTGACTACTTTGAAGAGATAGAGATAAGAAATGACGGAATTTCAGAAGAGGGAATCCCAGGAGTAAGACTTGCTACAGTAGAAGGACTAGTAATTGAAACTGACCAATTTGGAAGATATCATGTGGACGGTATAGATGATATACCGGACAGAGGTAAAAACTTTATTATTAAAGTAGACAAGGTTACTCTTCCTTCAGGGACAGAGTTTACTACAGAAAATCCGAGGGTAAAAACTCTTACTAAGGTCATGGAAAAATTTAACTTTGGGGTAAAAATTCCAAAGGCAAAGAAAAGAGTTAAAGAAAAAGAGATAAAAGTAAGAGTTGGAAGTGTATTCTTCCTAACAGATAAATGGAATGTAAGAGAGGATCAGATAGATAACCTTAAGAAGATATCGAAGCTCCTTACTGAGTATAGGGGTGGAGTTATTGTGGTAGAAGGAAATGCTGACAGCCGGGCATCGAATAAATATAATGAGATTTTGGCATTAAAAAGAGCAAAATCTATAGGGAAAGAGTTGGAAAAAATAATGGGGAAAGATATGATTTCTAATGTAAAAATTGTTACAGACCTCTCTGGAGGTGAAAGATAATGAGTAAAAATAGAATATTTATGACTATTATCTTTCTTATGTTATTGGGAGTAGATGCTTTAGGTGAAAAAGTTGTTTCTACACAGGGAGATTTTGAGGAATCTCCCGCTGAAAAACAACAGCCATATAGTGTGGAATTAATCTCAAATGGTGAGGAAAAGCCATTGGTTGAAAACAATACTTTTGAAGGTATGAAGCAGAACAGAAGAACAGATGTGATATACAGAAACAGGATAAAGCTTGAAAATAATAAGGGGCTTTTATGGGCTGTTGTAGATCCGGTGACAATATCTCCTAAGCTGAATATTACTTCTGAAAGGGGAGAAATAGTTCCGGGGATGGAAAGCTGGTTTAAAATTTATACTAACTATAGTGAATTTATAAAAAAATGGGAAATAGAGATATATAAAAGAGGTGAAGATACACCCTTTGTAAATCTTAATGGAACAGATATTGATTTTTCTAAAAAAATCTTATGGACTCCTCCTAAGGAATTTTTTCCCGGGGATGAGATCGAATACAGGGTTAAAGTCTGGGATGGTCAGGGTAATTTTGATGAGACTTCATTGAAATCTATGGAAGTTGTTACAAAAGAAAGATGGGAAAAGAATACTCCAACAGATGAAAAAGGGAAGAGGAAGAAAGAGGGAGGAGAAATTTATGGTAGAAGTTCCCTCCTCATTCATAATATTCCTCTAGATGCTGCCAAGGTAAGGTTTTATGGTCGTGATTTTGATGAAGATATGAAACTTTACTTGGGGAAAAAAGAGATTCCTGTTGATAAATATGGGAAATTTGCCTTTGAAGAACATTTTTCACCGGGAACTCATATATTGGATCTTAGAATTATAGAAAAAAAAGAAGTATTTAACTATCCATTGGAAATAGAGGTCCCTGATAAATATAATTTTATTGTGGGAATTGCCGATGTAAAGAGTGGGAAATATGATGTTTCCGGAAACGATGAGATCCTTTCAAAGGATTATCATTACGATGAATCTTTTTATACAGACGGTAGGGTAGCTTTTTATTCTAAAAACAGATATAAAAAGTATCTCCTTACTGCCCATATGGATACCAGAGAGGAAGAACTGAAAAATATATTCAGCAATTTGGATGAAAGGGATAATAGAAGTGTCTTCAGGGATATGCAGAGGGATATGTATTATACAACTTATGGGGATGAATCTACAACTTATAGTGATGTAAATACACAGGGGAAACTTTATTTAAAGTTAGAGTGGGATAAAAATAACTTTATATGGGGGAACTATAATACCGGATTTACGGGAACCGAATTTGCCAACTATAATAGAAGTCTTTATGGGGCAAAATTAGATTTGAGAAGCAGAAAAAGTACTTCATGGGGAGAGGATAAAAACAGTTTAAAAGCCTTTATCTCTCAGCCTGGGACAATATTTGCCCATGATTCATTTTTAGGAACTGGGGGAAGTCTTTACTACCTGAAACATACAGATATGGTAGTAGGAAGTGAAAAAGTCTGGGTGGAGATAAAAGATAAAAAGACCGGATTAGTAGTGGAAAACCTATACCTTACAGGGGGAGAAGACTATGAAATAGAATATTTCCAGGGAAGGATAATTCTTTCAAGACCCCTTATGCAAATAGTAAAGGATGAACAGGATGGCTCCATAATAAAAGGTGATCCTTTAGACGGGAAGGAAGCTTATCTAAGAACTGATTATGAATTTTATCCTACAGGAATAGTTGATGATGATCTTTCTGGCGGAATAAGAGGGGGGACTTGGATTAATGAAGGTGTTTATACAGGAGGAACCTATGTAGAAGGAAATGACAATAATTTAGATTATACCCTCAAGGAAGCCGACATGATTTTCAGAAAAACTAAAGATACTTTTTTGAGATTGGAAATAGCAGAGAGTGAAGGACGGGAATCCGGAAGCAAGTTCTATTCCGATGATGGAGGACTTTCCTTTAGAGAAATAAAAGAAAATGAAAAAAATCAAAGCGGAAAAGCTTACTCAGTGAAGGGGAAAACAAGATTATCAGATCTTAATGAAGGTCTCAGTGATAATATACTTGCTGAAGGTTGGTACAGAAAAAAAGAAAAAGGATTTTCAACTTCAAATCTCGAAGATGACCGGGAAGAGCTAAATTTTGGAACTAAGGCCAGCTATAAATATTCTAAGAAACTGAAATTGAAATTTTATTATGATTATTCAGAAGCTGTTACTGACGAAAAAGACGTTGAAGAAAATTTAGGAGCAGCAGCTTACTATAGATATAAAAAACTTCTTTTAAGTACAGAACTTAAGGGAAACCATGAAGAGGATACAGATGAAAAGGGAGACGGATTTCTTGGAGGAATTAGGGGAGAATATTTCTTTACTCCTTCTACCTCTCTGTATACAGCTCTCCAGGGGACCCTCTATAAAGATGGAGATTATGAAACAAATGATATGATAACCCTAGGTGGAAAAACAAAGTTAGGGGATAAATTGAGAGTTGATTTAGAGTCGAGCCAGGGATCTAGAGGAGACTCTGTTCAGGCAGGGTTGGACTATTCCTTTGGACAAAATCACGATATGTATGTGAACTACCTTTTATCTGAAGACGAAGGTGAAAGGGGAAGAAGTATCACATTTGGACAAAAAGCTAAGATGGGCGAAAGATATAATGTCTATCAGGAAAATCAATTTGTTAATAGTGATTCAGATGGAAGCGGATTAATCCAAAGTTATGGACTAGACTTTGATGCTACAGAAAAACTCAGGACAGGAATCTCCTACCAGCAGGGAGATCTCGATAAAGAAGATGATGTAATAAGAAGGCGTAGTGTAAGTCTTTTTTCATCCTATGATGCCAGAGTGATCTTCTTAAGAAATAAATTGGAATATAGGAGAGATAAAGGCCAGGATGAAAAGAAACATCAGTGGCTTACAGCCAATAGATTGAAGTATGTTTTCAACAATGAATGGACACTTCAAGGTAAAGGAAATCTATCCTATACACAAGATGAAATTTCTAATAAAAATGATGCAAAATTTGCTGAACTCAGTATTGGTGCAGCCTACAGACCTGTATGGAGTGACAGACTAAATATAATCAGTAAATACACTTATTTATACGATCTTCCAAGTGAAGGACAGGATGACTCTGTTAACGATGAAAAAGCACATATTTTTGCTGTGGAAGAGATATATGATATCAATGAAAAATGGAGTTTAGGAGGAAAAGCAGCCTATAAAAAATCTATGCTCAGAGAGGGCAGAGATGATGGAGACTGGTTTAGTAACTCCACTGAACTCTATGCTGTAAAAGGCCTATATCATATTATTAAAAAATGGGATCTTATGGGAGAATACCACTGGCTTATTTCCAGAGATGCAGAGGATATGTCAGAGGGATGTCTTGTTTCCGTTCAATACCATGTCAATAATAATATGAAGGTAGGAGTAGGATATAACTTTACTTCCTTTGATGATGATCTGACAAAGAGGGATTATGATGCAAAGGGATGGTTTATAAACTTTATAGGAAAACTTTAAAAAAAGGAGGAGCTCAGCTCCTCCTTTTTGGTATTGTATTATTTTTCTTCCACTTTTAATGAAAATCTGCCTAAATTATCTGTTATCTCAAAGATCAAAATAGCAGCTAGTTTAGAAGTGATATTTCCAGAATCATACCTTGGAGATACTTCGGCTATATCAAAGGTAACTGTTTTTCCAGTTCCTGCAATATGTCTTATGAGCTCCCTTCCTGATTTTGGGTGGATTCCAAAGGGCTGAGGGGCACTTACTCCAGGAGCATAGGCAGATGAAAATACATCTGTGCAGACACTTACATATATATGGTCATTTTCCTCTATAAACATATTTAATTTATTTTTTACTTCTAATTCCTTATAGTCATTGATATCCCGGGCTAAAATATATTTAACTCCAAATTTATCTGCTGTTTTGAAGAGGGACCTTGTATTTCCATATTTTTGAATCCCTAACACAAAGTAAGAAAAATCTAATTCTCTCTCTTTACACTGATCAGCGATTTGTAAAAACATGGTACCAGAACTGGTTTGTTCTTCATATGGTCTCATGTCAAAATGTGCATCGAAGTTGATTATCCCAATTTTTGGTTTCTTTTGATATCTAGAGACTACATCTAGGAGACCATTATAAGTACCGAAAGCTACTTCATGTCCCCCTCCTAAAACTATTGGAAACATCCCTAAGGCTATTATCTTAGATACTGCAGTAGATAGAGCTTTTTGAGCACCTTCAAGATCTTCATCGATACAGAATATATTTCCGGCATCGTAGAGGGTTACATCTTCTCTGGTTTTAGGGAAGTTACACATCTCGCGACGAATAGCATTTGGACCTTCTGCAGCTCCTACATTTCCCTTATTTCTTTCTACCCCTTCATCACTGGAAAAACCAATGAAACAGACTGCGTTTTCAAATTTAAGATCCTCTAAGTTCTCTTCTAAGTCAATAACTTGAATGTTCTGATGCCATCTGAGGGAATCGTGATCCTCACCGTCGATTCTACCTTTCCATACATTTTTTTTTACCCTTCGGTAATTTCTAAAAAACTCTTTATTTATATACTTATATTTCTTTAAAAATTCCAATTTTTCTTCCCCCTAATCGCCTGGAGCGAATTTTTTTTATTATCTAGGAAATTATACCCCCAAGGGGCATCACCAAAAACCATTACTTTACAACATAAACATAGGGTTTTAAGATAAAATAAAAATTATAAAAACCTAAATTTTACTTGTTTAGACCTAGTATTACGTTGTTTTTTTACATAAGTTTCTAACAAAAGTTTACTCCATTTTTCATGAAAAATCAATTTTTACTGACATATTTATACTCTATACAATAGAAATCGTATTACTTTAGTACTATTCGGTTGACTTTCACATCTAAATAGAGTAATAAAATAGTAGCAAAGAAATATGAGGAGGGAAAAATGTCAAAGATACTAATTGATAATCAAAAATTATCCATAGAGGATATAGTAAATGTAGCTAGGTTTAACTTCAAGGTGAAATTAGGTAATGGTGCAAAAGATAGAATCAATACAGCCCGAGCTGTGGTAGATAAATTTGTTGCTGAAGAGAGAGTGTCATATGGTATCACAACTGGGTTTGGTAAATTTTCTGATGTAGTTATCTCAAAGGAAGAGACAAATGATCTTCAGAGAAATCTTATTATAAGTCATGCTTGCGGGGTAGGAGAGCCCTTTGCAGAAGAGATTGTAAGAGCCATGATGGTCCTTCGTGTAAACTCATTGACAAAGGGGAATTCTGGTATCAGACTATTAACTGTGGAAAAATTAATTGAACTTTTAAATAAAGAGGTACACCCGGTAGTACCTGAAAAGGGATCTCTGGGAGCTTCAGGAGACTTGGCTCCATTATCTCACATGGTATTAACAATGCTTGGATTAGGAGAAGCTTTCTATAAGGGTGAAAGGATGGATAGTATTAAAGCTCTTGAACTGGCAGGAATAGAACCATTGCCATACTTGACTTCTAAAGAGGGATTAGCTTTAATCAACGGGACTCAGGCTATGACAGCTGTAGGAGTTTTGACTATCTATGACGCATTAAATTTAGCTAAGATAGCTGATATTGCAGGAGCATTGACTATGGAAGCTCTTACAGGAATTAAATGTGCATTAGACCCTAGGGTACACGAGATAAGAGGTCACAGCGGTCAGATAGATACGGCTAAAAACCTTATAAACTTAATAGACGGAAGTAAGATGATTACTAAACAGGGAGACTTAAGGGTTCAAGATGCATATGCTCTTAGGTGTATGCCGCAAATTCACGGAGCAAGTAAGGATGCACTAAGATTTATAAAGGAAAGAATAGAGATAGAGGTAAACGCTGTGACAGATAACCCGTTGATCTTCCCTGAAACAGAGGAAGCTATCTCAGCAGGAAACTTTCATGGACAGCCTATGGCACTGCCACTGGATTATATGGGAATAGCATTGGCAGAATTAGCCAATGTTTCTGAGAGAAGACTGGAAAGACTGGTAAATCCTGCATTAAGTAACGGATTGCCTGCATTTTTAACAAAATATGGAGGAGTACACTCTGGATTTATGATTGTACAATATAGTGCTGCATCAGTGGTATCAGAAAACAAAGTATTAGCACATCCTGCTTCGGTAGACTCTATACCATCTTCTGCAAACCAAGAGGATCATGTATCTATGGGAACAATTGCAGGTAGAAAAGCCAGAGATATTATGAAAAATGCAAGAAATGTAATAGCTATGGAGATATTAGGAGCTTGTCAGGCAATAGATCTTAGAGAGGAAAACTTCTTAGGAAAAGGAACTGAAATTGCTTATAACTTTATCAGGGAAGATGTGAAGTTTATTGATGAAGATGTAGTGATGTATAAATATATAAATAAGTGTTATGAGCTGATTTCTAGCAAAGAGATTATAGATAGAGTAGAGGGAGTAGTAGGAAAACTACTATAGTTTTAGAAAAATCAAGGATTAAAAATTTATAACTAATAAAAGGAGATAATCATAATGTTTACAAATAACGATATAAAAGATGCAATGACTATAAAATTAACTGATATACCAAAGGAAACTCCTAAATTTGATTCTAAATACAGGAGAGCTCCTAAAAGAGATCTTACATTGTCTCAAGATGAAGTGGAATTAGCTATAAAAAATGCATTGAGGTATATACCGGAAGAATTTCATGCTGAACTGGCTCCTGAATTTTTAGAGGAACTATATGAAACTGGA includes these proteins:
- a CDS encoding OmpA family protein — translated: MKKIVLLFLLVISMQLWGKEFNGTYSNFLYYKDAMKSGSEVRITPNEGDKKGAVWSRDTFDLNQKFHFEYEIYLGDRKTQDLETYLKENPGKSISPEYVDVNGNIDIGADGMAFIFKSSAYKNDNYGNAGQDIGYGGGNFPLSFGVKFDTYTNPYYDPESTRDSNGIWKMGDIRKDHIAFIAKAKIATNKSYSGIIGGKSQPLEVNEMEDGMWHKVKFEWDPGIVDSSGKRSGSKFTYTFDGYSKTYYGDIVADYLGGDNNVYFGFTSSTGQWMNEHKFRDPKIIGKVDNKLEVKKRVIGKELYELGEIIKYEITIANTGEGVLTDVILKDGKEVNSETQSDVNLDKVHWDQLLKGQVVTTYGYKTVKQEDIDEGSVVRTATGEAKTTNGEILYGAAEATVKTARNEIEVSKVIQSGNGYTKKGDKITYDFIVKNTGNTTLNTVAVSDPKILSGIVLNKTTLASGEMATGSGEYTVTQPDVDAGQIENTATFTGINPNNKIISETSTVTAYATKLDITKKVTDTDLGGKDTAAYGEELTYVIEVTNNSNIDVIGAQVLDDLNTDYFGTDIPTSLTVDGKAPVGDFKTGITLPTMKPNQKVLVEFKVNANYSSSMLPGALIKNTARVGYGGTENPSNEAKLPIQNFTATDLDIKLQVEDLGGDGFEKGDGIVDDGEEAEYTISITNPTSVNAVNVLVSDDYNDLYLYKNDSYKYVSSDAKKLTGEDLKEGIILPEIKAGETIKLKFMVGFSYEGKNVDQDDTIPNEAYLSLQETSPLKKLRRSIAPINKSSNKVVLKVAKPTYTLSKEIRNKNDEFYPGDVVVYDITLENTSSVVGKNIKIEDKVSEIKAFENWTWESGVLKTPESLLKTGLRKDLSENGIELLAGEIKRYTVVGRLKDSLSKGEVKNTVKAGENLELQAEATLKVEDAQIKVTKTAKKKWVSIGDLISYKITVQNLSGNKGTVLKNLSLKDMMPPGFKYAEGSGKVDGNDADEDLRGRTIYFNNLELVGDKKIEITYILRVGTGVKPGSYKNKAWIENTSGKNLSNIGEASVEVINDPLFNSTVIIGKVFHDRDNDGWQDDANAYDIRVQTLSSQNNYLDGFVKKGDEEWRISSESKELLLGNLDGRGDESERSQKVILRRRIKDPKKIGDILIKSKEGSNITLKSTGEILRNHSGNRNLTGVDLKVVRRVIKDPKYREELKNVKSLKKVRIENFIEPIYFDSAYANIRDGENEKLKQYLEKLRDKKNLKLVIVGYTDSQRPSKKAKFKNNHELSIARANTLKDYLSMKLDLSEEMFVIDGKGPKNPKGSNRTSTGRQLNRRTEIVIEYDEEVMKKIPLKVDESDYFEEIEIRNDGISEEGIPGVRLATVEGLVIETDQFGRYHVDGIDDIPDRGKNFIIKVDKVTLPSGTEFTTENPRVKTLTKVMEKFNFGVKIPKAKKRVKEKEIKVRVGSVFFLTDKWNVREDQIDNLKKISKLLTEYRGGVIVVEGNADSRASNKYNEILALKRAKSIGKELEKIMGKDMISNVKIVTDLSGGER
- the hutH gene encoding histidine ammonia-lyase, with protein sequence MSKILIDNQKLSIEDIVNVARFNFKVKLGNGAKDRINTARAVVDKFVAEERVSYGITTGFGKFSDVVISKEETNDLQRNLIISHACGVGEPFAEEIVRAMMVLRVNSLTKGNSGIRLLTVEKLIELLNKEVHPVVPEKGSLGASGDLAPLSHMVLTMLGLGEAFYKGERMDSIKALELAGIEPLPYLTSKEGLALINGTQAMTAVGVLTIYDALNLAKIADIAGALTMEALTGIKCALDPRVHEIRGHSGQIDTAKNLINLIDGSKMITKQGDLRVQDAYALRCMPQIHGASKDALRFIKERIEIEVNAVTDNPLIFPETEEAISAGNFHGQPMALPLDYMGIALAELANVSERRLERLVNPALSNGLPAFLTKYGGVHSGFMIVQYSAASVVSENKVLAHPASVDSIPSSANQEDHVSMGTIAGRKARDIMKNARNVIAMEILGACQAIDLREENFLGKGTEIAYNFIREDVKFIDEDVVMYKYINKCYELISSKEIIDRVEGVVGKLL
- the hutG gene encoding formimidoylglutamase, whose amino-acid sequence is MEFLKKYKYINKEFFRNYRRVKKNVWKGRIDGEDHDSLRWHQNIQVIDLEENLEDLKFENAVCFIGFSSDEGVERNKGNVGAAEGPNAIRREMCNFPKTREDVTLYDAGNIFCIDEDLEGAQKALSTAVSKIIALGMFPIVLGGGHEVAFGTYNGLLDVVSRYQKKPKIGIINFDAHFDMRPYEEQTSSGTMFLQIADQCKERELDFSYFVLGIQKYGNTRSLFKTADKFGVKYILARDINDYKELEVKNKLNMFIEENDHIYVSVCTDVFSSAYAPGVSAPQPFGIHPKSGRELIRHIAGTGKTVTFDIAEVSPRYDSGNITSKLAAILIFEITDNLGRFSLKVEEK